The Rhodopirellula islandica genome includes a region encoding these proteins:
- a CDS encoding cohesin domain-containing protein — protein MKPFRSRRLSIQSLEGRRLLAAVNVPDDLTSAPDAIVSVPVNIDSATGVRAAEIRLSYDTSVLDLDADDIDFGSVWGTGNDTQVTANVDDAAGTVVIFVSASSELTDVSGSLVELPFSVASDAVLDSTTVLDLTLVTLNEGQISVDPAPVSGSDSTDGLITITAAATGDDSISGFVYADANNDNAVGTGEAIPGVTITLTNTSTGAELQTTTDSDGSYEFTDLAPGEYEIVQSQPVAYLDSGVNELTVTLVEGTTLDDQNFRELGLLPQYIFNRLHTSSVLPVGSDTWKDAITDINAFAESTASASSASSVAAGSSVVAASTSSSSGTESTTPATSDSTASGEPLVDEASTSPIASTASSVAAAQTAAMGSPVGSSDDDSDETAAVDEVFASNLF, from the coding sequence ATGAAACCTTTTCGATCCCGTCGCCTTTCCATTCAATCGCTCGAAGGGCGTCGGTTGCTAGCGGCTGTCAACGTCCCCGACGACCTCACCTCTGCACCCGATGCAATCGTGTCCGTTCCTGTGAACATTGACTCGGCAACCGGAGTGCGTGCGGCGGAGATCCGTCTGAGCTACGACACGTCGGTGTTGGACCTCGATGCCGATGACATCGACTTCGGCAGTGTTTGGGGGACCGGGAACGACACCCAAGTCACAGCGAATGTGGACGATGCGGCAGGAACAGTGGTCATCTTTGTTTCAGCCTCCAGTGAACTGACTGACGTCTCCGGCAGTCTGGTGGAACTTCCATTTTCAGTGGCCAGCGATGCGGTGCTGGATAGCACCACCGTGCTCGACCTGACACTTGTCACGTTGAACGAAGGGCAAATCTCAGTCGATCCCGCCCCCGTGTCCGGTTCTGATTCGACCGATGGTTTGATCACGATCACCGCGGCTGCGACGGGCGATGACTCGATCTCTGGATTTGTATACGCGGACGCCAACAATGACAACGCTGTTGGAACTGGCGAAGCCATTCCGGGCGTCACGATCACGCTGACAAACACTTCCACGGGGGCGGAATTGCAGACAACCACTGATTCCGACGGCAGTTACGAATTCACGGATTTGGCACCCGGTGAATATGAAATTGTTCAGTCCCAACCGGTCGCTTACCTGGACAGTGGTGTCAATGAGCTGACCGTCACGCTGGTCGAGGGCACGACGCTCGACGATCAGAACTTCCGCGAACTGGGTTTGCTTCCTCAGTACATCTTCAATCGTCTGCACACTTCCTCGGTGTTGCCTGTCGGTTCCGACACCTGGAAGGACGCGATCACTGACATCAATGCGTTTGCGGAATCAACCGCCAGTGCCAGTTCAGCAAGCTCCGTTGCAGCCGGTTCCAGTGTGGTGGCGGCATCCACTTCGTCCTCCAGCGGCACCGAGTCCACGACCCCCGCGACATCGGATTCAACCGCCAGCGGCGAACCCTTGGTCGATGAAGCATCCACCTCGCCGATTGCTTCCACCGCGTCAAGCGTCGCGGCCGCACAGACGGCGGCGATGGGATCCCCCGTTGGGTCCAGCGACGACGACTCAGATGAAACCGCTGCGGTGGACGAAGTCTTTGCAAGCAATCTGTTTTGA
- a CDS encoding cohesin domain-containing protein gives MAKTCRVLTTERLEGRHLMASVSLDALGPAPEQESVASIRVEDAPALRAAEIRFEFNPKLVQIEKEDIRPGAIWDNKAALIANVDQENGIVVAYVFSTQPVLGRDGNLLEIELDQSRNAACLTPPKLDLQQVRLNEGTIELESEPVVGPDPTDRAVMQSARSTDMFAPPENKPFIGPVLPDHLKPSHVDAVIHDIFRAPVHGRMLGFQRLG, from the coding sequence ATGGCCAAAACATGTCGCGTGTTGACGACCGAACGCTTGGAAGGTCGACACTTGATGGCAAGTGTTTCATTGGACGCCTTGGGGCCCGCTCCAGAGCAAGAGTCAGTCGCCTCAATCCGAGTCGAAGACGCTCCCGCTCTCAGGGCAGCTGAGATTCGATTCGAGTTCAATCCCAAACTCGTGCAGATCGAAAAGGAAGACATACGACCGGGAGCAATCTGGGACAACAAAGCAGCCCTCATCGCCAATGTCGATCAAGAAAATGGGATTGTGGTCGCTTATGTGTTTTCGACCCAACCGGTGCTCGGTCGCGACGGCAACCTCCTCGAAATTGAACTCGATCAATCGCGAAACGCGGCCTGTCTGACACCGCCGAAACTGGATCTCCAGCAAGTGCGGTTGAATGAGGGCACGATTGAGTTGGAATCGGAACCTGTGGTGGGACCCGATCCAACGGACCGTGCTGTCATGCAATCTGCTCGCTCAACGGACATGTTTGCACCGCCAGAGAACAAACCCTTCATCGGGCCGGTGTTGCCGGATCACTTGAAACCAAGTCACGTCGACGCCGTGATCCATGACATCTTCCGTGCACCCGTTCATGGACGAATGTTGGGTTTCCAACGGCTTGGATGA